Proteins encoded together in one Chryseobacterium sp. G0201 window:
- a CDS encoding DUF4291 domain-containing protein: MKIKLKKYKEQLQDWPQKGHHIMAQYDDEKIIVYQSYKRKIGEFTVKNQYFGGEFSLERMTWIKPNFLWMMYRNGWGTKEGQEYVLALHLKMSAFKRYLENAVYSSYDHNLEISREEWQDQIKESSVRLQWDPDHDPFGNKLERRAIQIGLRNEFTRSFAKEDIILIEDISDFVQEQHHFVLNNSLENLIIPEEKPLVFNDENLNKKLRLNQN; encoded by the coding sequence ATGAAAATCAAACTAAAAAAATATAAAGAACAACTACAGGATTGGCCTCAAAAAGGGCATCACATCATGGCACAATATGATGATGAGAAAATTATAGTGTATCAGTCTTATAAAAGAAAAATAGGTGAATTTACAGTTAAAAATCAATATTTTGGAGGTGAATTCAGTTTGGAAAGAATGACTTGGATAAAACCAAACTTCCTTTGGATGATGTATCGAAACGGGTGGGGAACAAAAGAAGGACAAGAATATGTTTTGGCGTTACATTTAAAAATGTCTGCTTTTAAAAGATATTTAGAAAATGCTGTTTATTCTTCTTATGATCATAATTTGGAAATTTCCAGAGAAGAATGGCAAGATCAGATAAAAGAATCTTCTGTGAGATTGCAATGGGATCCGGATCATGATCCTTTCGGAAATAAATTGGAAAGAAGAGCAATTCAAATTGGTTTAAGAAATGAATTTACCCGTTCTTTTGCTAAAGAAGATATTATTCTGATTGAAGATATTTCAGACTTTGTACAAGAACAACATCATTTTGTTCTGAATAATAGTTTGGAAAATTTAATAATTCCTGAAGAAAAACCATTAGTTTTTAATGATGAAAATTTAAATAAAAAATTAAGATTAAACCAAAACTAA
- a CDS encoding ADP-ribosylation/crystallin J1: MKTTTLYRPVGEKEMVLILESSFKKFPPRLEWQPIFYPVLDEDYASEIAEKWNTRDEAGNYLGFVTKFEVLEEEVIKYPAQNVGARNHNELWIPAEKLETFNQAIIGNIEVIKVFIGDNFKNPANTEIGSLILNLKQ, translated from the coding sequence ATGAAAACAACAACACTTTACAGACCAGTCGGAGAAAAGGAAATGGTTTTAATTTTAGAAAGCAGTTTCAAAAAATTTCCACCAAGATTAGAATGGCAACCGATTTTCTATCCTGTTTTAGATGAAGATTATGCATCAGAAATTGCAGAAAAATGGAATACCAGAGACGAAGCAGGAAATTATCTCGGTTTTGTAACCAAATTTGAAGTACTGGAAGAGGAGGTAATTAAATATCCCGCACAAAATGTCGGAGCCAGAAATCATAATGAATTGTGGATTCCGGCAGAAAAATTAGAGACTTTCAATCAGGCGATTATTGGAAATATTGAAGTGATAAAAGTATTTATTGGAGATAATTTTAAAAATCCTGCAAATACTGAGATCGGAAGCTTGATTTTAAACTTAAAACAATGA
- a CDS encoding adenylosuccinate synthetase: MKTAQIIIGLGFGDEGKGITTDFLAQHNPESVVIRFSGGQQAAHTVMIDDKKHIHSSFASGALRGLPSYFTEHCTIHPTFLFNEREELIKKNGNIELHIHPLAKVTTPFDVLSNRKNIKNLEHGTCGKGVGATMKRNESPFKLFAVDLIASRSMLIEKLKGIANYYGFEEGEEIQNALQDFLEAIDKIDWKIEGYSYLNLFNNLIFEGSQGILLDMDHGVFPNVTFANTTSKNAYEVCKLLKIENVEMFYVTRSYSTRHGSGWMSNEKDLALKNNEEETCVFNEYQKNLRFGNLDYDLLNYALKLDEAYVFANKKNLVVTCLDQMDEEFKIENLKVKFDAIFGSYSPYSKDFKRIN, encoded by the coding sequence ATGAAAACAGCACAAATAATTATAGGCTTAGGTTTTGGTGATGAAGGAAAAGGAATCACTACAGATTTTCTGGCTCAGCACAATCCTGAGTCTGTAGTTATTCGGTTTTCTGGCGGACAACAGGCGGCGCATACGGTGATGATTGATGATAAAAAGCACATTCATTCAAGTTTTGCAAGTGGAGCGTTGCGGGGGTTGCCGTCTTATTTTACGGAACATTGCACAATTCATCCGACTTTCTTATTTAATGAAAGAGAAGAATTAATCAAGAAAAACGGAAATATTGAGTTGCATATTCATCCGTTAGCAAAAGTAACAACACCTTTTGATGTTTTAAGCAATCGAAAAAATATCAAAAATCTAGAACACGGAACTTGCGGAAAAGGAGTTGGAGCTACGATGAAGAGAAATGAAAGTCCATTTAAATTATTTGCGGTTGATTTGATTGCTTCAAGATCGATGCTGATTGAAAAATTAAAAGGAATTGCCAATTATTACGGTTTTGAAGAAGGAGAGGAAATCCAAAATGCTTTACAGGATTTTTTAGAAGCCATTGATAAAATTGATTGGAAAATAGAAGGTTACTCATATCTAAATTTATTTAACAATCTTATTTTTGAAGGAAGTCAGGGAATTTTATTAGATATGGATCATGGCGTTTTTCCGAACGTAACATTTGCCAATACCACTTCAAAAAATGCGTATGAAGTTTGTAAATTGTTGAAGATTGAAAATGTAGAAATGTTTTATGTCACAAGATCGTATTCAACCCGTCACGGAAGCGGATGGATGAGCAATGAAAAGGATTTAGCATTAAAAAATAATGAGGAGGAAACCTGTGTTTTTAATGAATATCAAAAGAATCTTCGTTTTGGAAATTTGGATTATGACTTATTAAATTATGCTCTGAAATTAGACGAAGCTTATGTTTTTGCTAATAAGAAAAACCTGGTGGTGACTTGTCTGGATCAAATGGATGAGGAATTTAAAATAGAAAATCTTAAGGTGAAATTTGATGCCATTTTTGGATCTTATTCTCCGTATTCAAAGGATTTTAAAAGAATTAATTGA
- a CDS encoding macro domain-containing protein, protein MKTINYLKGDATNPQTKGNKIIIHICNDIGGWGKGFVMAISRKWENPETEYRKWFQSGENFNLGEIQIVQVEKDILVCNMIGQHKTISNSKGIAPIRYEAVEKCLEKLTDEALKLNASVHMPRIGCGLAGGNWEEIEPIIERTLLKNNVEVYVYDFE, encoded by the coding sequence ATGAAAACTATAAATTATTTAAAAGGAGATGCAACAAATCCTCAAACAAAAGGAAATAAAATCATCATTCATATCTGCAACGACATCGGAGGTTGGGGAAAAGGTTTTGTAATGGCAATATCCAGAAAATGGGAGAACCCAGAAACTGAATATAGAAAATGGTTTCAAAGTGGAGAAAATTTTAATCTTGGAGAAATTCAAATAGTTCAAGTTGAAAAAGATATTTTGGTTTGCAATATGATTGGTCAACATAAAACGATCTCAAATTCCAAAGGAATAGCTCCAATTAGATATGAAGCTGTAGAAAAATGTTTAGAGAAATTAACTGATGAAGCTTTAAAATTAAATGCAAGTGTACATATGCCAAGAATCGGTTGCGGTTTAGCAGGAGGAAATTGGGAAGAAATTGAGCCAATTATTGAAAGAACATTGTTGAAGAATAATGTGGAAGTATATGTTTACGATTTTGAATAA